One Seriola aureovittata isolate HTS-2021-v1 ecotype China chromosome 3, ASM2101889v1, whole genome shotgun sequence genomic window, TCCTGCAATAATCCTGGTTCTCCAGAGGGAGACGTCCCCAGTCTCAGCATTACTGGAGATATATGAAgaacattttacacagatttaGTCCTCTTATATAAATGATGAAATCCTTTATGTTTAAGAACGGTCAGAGCATGTCTGAGAACTGACACacattgatgttttatttatgagtgtgtgtattcaaGTCAATGAATCTGAATTATTtctggcagaaaaatgaattagGTCAGATAAGATGAGCAAACCGGACAAGactgagaaaggaaaaaggagaggcgggagggaaggagggagagagtgtctgtgtctgtgtgtgtgtgtgttcgagagAGTGTGAACTATAAAAGACGACAGAGGATACATGAGAATTcaagagagaaatatggagATTTTTAGGGTCAGGGGAAAGGCAGGTTCATAAAAAGGTTACAGCTAAAccaaaaataagacaaaaatagTTACACAATAATGAACCCCTTCAAACCCAGTGTCTACTTTAATGGACatcaatattgatattttttcattgcTCTCATCCACTAAAATTGCAATGTTTAAAATTTGATTTCCACCGAGAAACTTAGTGGCCTAGATTTAAccaataaatgtcatatatgTATGATATTAATTTACAGGTTATACATGCATACCTCACTTTCTTGTTTCTTGAATCTTAAAAACACAGGATATCAGGTCTTTTTCTTCCCGTAGTCATTTTAGAATGTTTTAAGTTAATATTCACTTTATCAAgttaatttaataatattttcctTATATAGTATAAAGCTACAGAGGTTATTGGTTATGTAGCACACTAACAACCATATCCACAACATTTGAGATATCTCCAAATGAAGTTGCTGGACATCTAAACCATATAAGTATTATGTAATGTGGTGCACTGAGATGTTTGACCTGATTGAGGACATGTCCAACATACACTATACTTTGGTTTTCAAGAGACTCTTGGCTTGGCAGACATCAGAACTCTAACTGACATTAAAACAgctataaaatacaaatatagagACAAATCAGTCAAAGTTATGTTGTTTTCTAAATAATtctaaaacaacacatatatccattttatattaacatattaCAACTTATTAAAACAACCATTATTGGGAAAATCCATTGCAAagtttataattataatactGTTCATTATACAAAGTTAAAATTTTTGTTTTAACCTCGTTTCTACATGGggtaagacaaagaaaaaactgaatgGAAAAAAGTAGCtctgaaaaaaagagatggtGAAACACGTGAAAGGGCAGGAAAAAGCCAGAGTTAATTATCCCAATTCTTTATTAATAAGAAGTGAATATTTCCATCAGATAGCCACATGTGGTCGGTGCTGCTGGGAGAGCACAGCTGGCTGCTGGTTTTCATTCCTGCTGCTGCGTGAAGCAGCTGAATTATTAGTGCGAGGAGGCGTCAGAAAGCCTGCCACTCCGCTCTCACAGTGTCCCTTTACCCTCTAAAAATAGATCAGAGAgatagagcgagagagacagagaggaaaggagtTGTCATAGTTTGTGTTTTACTGGTCAGAAAACAATCCTGTTACGTTCGAGAGGACAGTGAAATCTAGTGGTAGAGGTCAGATATTACATGCAAGTTGTATTACAGGATTTAATTTAAGAAAGTTCAATAATATAAAAACCTGTGTTGGTGCAAATGCACCTTTTGAGAAAAGCAAAACTATAAAGAACCTGTACAACCTTCTCTATATAAAACAGTTTCTCAGTCAAAGAGTTTAAGAGTGCCTGCTTGTTCACAGGTCATacataaaccaaaaaataaaatgcttcaCTATTCATGGGAAAGTGCAAGGAAtgtcagttttggttttgtaaaCAATTATTGCTTGGTGAGTCTTCCTCAGGCTGAGATTCAGGAGGTTTATCCATGATGACGTTGTAGCTGTGTGACCATTGAGCAACGCTCGCCCTTGTCTTTTGCACATGCACTTCACAAAGGTCAAGTATGTGGTGTGGACTGCCTGACAAATGCATTACCTGGGTATGTCTTCACAGAGGTCAGGATGAAAGATTAAACAGGGCAGGGCGGATCAAGGTGGGTTCAATTACAGTAGAAAAgcaatggtaaaataaaaaaaatcaatccttTCATTTAATGGGCCAAAACTGTAGTTTCAGTAGTTAActacacaaaaatgtcaaaaaagtaatttaactaCATGACTCCCTATGCACATACAAATGTAACTGAACTACCAGCAAGCTAatgcaaaatgtagttaaaataCTAATTTCATTACATGTAGTTCATTACTCCACGACACAGGACACAGCAGCTTCCCATCAAGGACAGTTCAAAATCTggcaacagtaaaaaaaaaaaaaaataacatgctgAAGTTGAGGTTAATGACCACTGGCAGGCACTTACAGTGTTCAGGACTTGCTGTCAGCCTGGCTTAAACTGCAAAATTTGCTCACAAGTATTGTGTGAGCATAACTTCCTCTGTCAATTGAATAAAGATTCTTTTTTTCACGTGCAAAGAAGAAATCTTTCAACCCAGGACAGAATTTACCACGGGGGTTACAATTTTGTATATAATAGAGGTgaaacaaatgataaaatatttttcaaaacttGAATTTTGTtcaggttttgttgttttctagcACACTCGTGAACTCATCTTTATTGATGAAGAAGGATCTATTACCAAAAGAAAGACAAGGGAGAGGAACATCTATGACCAAGACCCCTACAACTGTGTTCACCTCTTCAGGCCATGGAGGAAACTTGTTCAGATATTAAAGTGATTATGGTGACAGATATTGAGCGTGTATAAAGCACACAAGGGTTTGTTTCCCCCACTGCCTGACTATTGTTGATTGTTGCAACTAATTGTTAGTAAAACACAACCTAATAACATCTGTTTTCTAACGCAGAGCTGTTTACATCTTTACTACTTAAGCCAAATATAAAATCTTAAGAGGGGCAGGATCGTTGCTATTGTTACCGTTACTATGTCAACACACTTACAGACCGTTACAGACTTAGGTTGTGTAAACGATCGACACTGCCACGAGATGTTGCACTcaaccctccctcccttcacGTACTCAGTCAGCAAGGTGTGACTAAGCACAGTGAAAACGACcactaaacacaaataaagtcACACAAGACTGAATAAAGTTGCCCTGTGTACACGAGagtcaacaaaaacaagctaGCCACAACATTAGCCCACGCTAGCATTGCCATGATAAACTCCAGTAAGCCAGCCAGCGATTGCAGCATTTGCGAGACACATTCATAATATTGCTAACAGCAAAGTTAGCTAACGTTTGCAAGCCTTCTGTAGCCgatcactaatgaaaacagacatgtaaaatgATGAAGCCACCAAGTTACTTACACaatgaggagaagaaaagccagttccgAGTCAAGCTGGAGCTCTTCAGCAACTTGAGGGGCTCTCCAAATCGGTGTTACCGTCCCAGCTTTTCCCTTTAAGGACAGGTGCCTTGTGGGTAACCTGTGTGTGAAGTGTTATGAGCGGTAGGCCCAATCTCAATGTCCCGCCTAAACCCTAaaccctgaaccctgaaccctgaaccctgaacccGCAGAGACTTAATTGACGTCACCTGCTGAGTGATTGAGTGTGAGAGGCTGTAAGGGCTCACAATGGTATAAAGAGTTACGGGATAGTACTTATATCAGTTACCTTGATGATGCCAAAACATATGCATTCAATTGTAGGTTTGggacttttttattccttcccTTTGCTCCCTGTTTGTTGGGTCAGAACTGATCCAATTTAGATATTtggaattcatcatcatgtcatccTAGGAAAAATAACTACAGCCCAATACCAATGTTTTGGTTCTGGCTCTGAATCACCAGTGatctctgtgtttatactgtcaTATACTGTCTTGTAATGCTAAGATTAGGCTGTGttcctttcatgcttgtttgaTAACCGTTCTTCTATCTTATTATTTCTTGCGTTTTATGGCAGTTGTTTGCCGTTTCACAAAGCTTCAAACTTGGGTAATTCCTtcaggcaaagtctgcagaaatgcaGACTTACGGAAAGTGCACATAAAGGGCTCAAAATGTCAGCTGGAGAACCCTCATGACCTCAATTGTTTGTCAGTGGGACAGCGCTAAGCCCTTATGAACTTACCAGGAACACGCCTTcaagtctgtgagtctgtgagggtGGATATTGGTATTGGACTGTAGATCTCTCACTTGTGTCTGAGTGAAGGTAGCCACAATATACTATTGCAGCCGCAATAAAACTACATGCCACAGGTAGTCAGAGAAAAGTATCTAGATAAGGTTAGGATAGCGGCGATTGTGTGTGCACTTTTACAGAATCCAGGTTACTATGATATAGTTGCAGAAGACATGTCTCTGTGGCATGTTCTCAACAATTTCCCATTGGAGCACTGGAACCTGGCGGCCATCCTCTTCTACCACACTGACAACTGTTTTCTACGTCTGTGCAGACGTGCTTCAGGGTAACTTAGTTGTAAAACTTAATCAATACATATAAGGTAGagaatataacaaaaaatacatacattcatCCAGCAATATCCAGTGAGATACAACGTTGGCTCATGCTGCAACAGACGGCCAGCTATTCCCATTTTGTATATCCATGGAGACGGAAAGTCTACCAGAAACTTATGGACCCAATTCAAAAGGACCAAAAACACATGTAGCAAGAGGGAAATGGAGATAATAAAGAGTTTTTCATCATCATGGATGGATGTGAATATCATTCTGGATTGGTGCTTGGGGCCATTCATGTGTAATGAaaaattttattacattttctgaaaaatgtgtACTGTATTGAAATTTATCACAAATACGGATGAACTTTGAATCATAAAATGGGTAAGAAGCTGAAACTGGTGAATATATTAATGATAGATGCAACAATATCAGCAAGAATGAAATGCATTCTGTTGTAATCAAGGTAGCATTTGAAAAGtgcattatgttttattttgcctttCGGAAAGTGGAATTTGAACCAGGTGCCATCACATTCAGAGTAATAAACAATGAACATGCAGCCATGGCTTCTGTCAGTCAACAGAGCAAATGCTACACGGTAAACTAATCCTGTTTGAATGTTTCTGCACTACTGTACAGGAGAAGGTGGATATTTCCCCCCTGTTCAGTGAAGAGACTTGCCATCCTTGGACTTGGACAGACTGGCAAGGTCACAAGGCTGGAGTGCATCCAAAGAGATGAGGGAGGCTGCTTTACTGTTCTACTGCTGAGAGGTTTATTTGAACATGCAGTTTATACTACACTAGTTTACATCACAACAATCCCAGTCGTAGCCTTTTAGATTGTCAGTTcagatttatttgtgtattatttattacagcATGTTACAGATAATGATCCACATGCTTCTGCTTTAGTGGTTGATCATAAAGAACAGGCCTGATATTACAGTAAAAGTATCATTTGTAATTAAGATGCACAACAGCAGGTGGCGTCATAGAACTGCATAGGCATtgttaaaggattttttttctttttctatgtaGTTTTGAGGATCTTTATACCTCTAATACAGACAATAGAAAGATGGTATGAAATGAAGGAGACAGAGATGTAACAAAGCTGGTTTCTTGCCGGATGTGGACCAGGGAGTTGCAGTTCCTGGTCACCATCTTAACCTCTAATCTCAGGAGGGACTGTTTGTTGAAAGGTATTTTAGCTGAGAGTGTatttatttcctgcatgtgCATTTGCAGCTGCTCAGAACCACAAGCTTTGGCATCCTCTTTCAGGACCCCCACCTCAGTACTGTGGCTGTCTGTCTGACCTCTGATCTGTGGTGtcctgtgtgtctgagtgaccCACAAAGATCTTAACTCTGCTGGGCACACCTTCAGTTTCATAGTGAGGCTGGTTTAGAGCTGGTTTTCTGaaaaattttaataattttcagCATAAATTTACATATAATTGTCAACCAATCCCAGTAAAAGACCAAATGAGCAATGCATTACAATGCAAACTTTCCCACTCTGTCTGTGGCTACAATTTGTTCCAAATGaagatgtcattttttaataacAGTTTATACAATAGTATACAGTACATCAATATATACATAGTTGTTTAttaataaaaagcaaaataatttccattttcctttttggAAATGTTACTTAAACACAAtcaaatagtgcatttgtttgggactttcagctgcggattaatacacatgtATGTcagatgaaggaacatgtcagtCAATAAGACAGTGGACcttattgatgtgtttttagtaGGTTTAGTAGGACAGTGGTACAGAGGAGTAAAGTATATCATGCTTTGGGTACAGAGATAATACTTGttgtctaatcagttcattctttgttttgttttgttttttttcaagggGTTTATTGACAATAAGGAGCACAGAATACGACCAGAGTtacatagaaatatataaatagctGTTGCCTCCATGATAGATATCTAACTTACAGAGTATCACCTTACAACAAATGTTTAGGTaatatgactgtttttgttggTATAATCAGTAAATTGCTGGGTTTGGTCTTTTTGTAGATGGgtagaaaaatatagaatatcatcAGACTTAAACTTTAATATAGTGGGACAAGACAAAGCTGGTCTTacacttactgtgtgtgtgtatgctcaaAAATTGCTCACAAATACTAAGTGTGGAGGAGCATATAGGATTAGCCTAAGTCTTCGATCAGTGACAGAAAAgggatgaaaagaggaaaagttgaGGATGTAGATAAAGCACAGTGCCATATTCTCCATTTATAAGAATAATGGAAGATTACTGTTGTGCTTCAAAACTTTATTAATCCTGCTCCTCAGTATGTCATGGGGGAACATTTCTGACTTGGACCTCTTAGTGTGACAAAAAAGGCAAAGGTGAGAAGTGTGAGgtaaatattgtgtttaataaacaaacatcagtCAGGGAACTGACATTAGTCTGGGGATGGAGAAGGGGGGGGAATATAAAGCACAATGCACATGTGTAGAGGTGGGGGGAACATATTTATCTGTTACACAAGGTGCCCCCCGTACAGTAGGAGCAGGAAGTTCTATATAACATACAGATCAGGATCCAAGTCTACGGTACAAAAACTTAGCAGCAACATGTTAACATCGGAGACCAAGGGGCTAACAAAGTAGTTTCATttagaaaaagtcacagtattcTTAAAGCATAAATTtgttaaaaaggtaaaaacagtTCTAAGCATCCTCTAGGGTCAATGCTACTCACAAGATCTGTGTGTGAAATACATAGGTAGGGAAATTATCTATACATTTATACTCTAATATAAAGACCTTCTGGTAATGGCACAGTACAAACTCTCAGGAAACGCGACAAAAATATACAATGTCTTCACGTCACATTTGCAGATTAAAATGTAACTAAGGTCTCTGGCAAGCACAATAGTTTCAGTGATCAAAAAACAACTTCTCTTCAACCAAAATAAAGGACACCATTTTGTTAGTTCAGCTATCTTGACAGATTATGcctttttaatacaaaaataaggacaaatataaattaatatatattaaaagaaTCAGATTGATACATGGGGGATCTACTGAATAAGCACAGGTATTTATGATACAATAAATACTTGTCATTCATGACTGGGGGTAGATAAACAGAGAGTAGTGTATTTAACCTGGCAGGTAATATGTTTAACTCTTCTACAGGTGAgagcatacagtatgtatgtgtgtgtgtgtttgtgtgttgttcagtAGCTGTATAAAATACCACAAGTTTGAGCACAGCTGTGTGTAGGATGGTGCACACAGTCTCAGAGGGTTCAGGAGGTCTGTTAGGGGAGACTGCACACTACAGTGGTGGTTTCTTGTGTTGTAGGGGGTTATCACTGCCCGCCCTCTCCCATGCTTTAATGCAGCTCCTCCTAGTGGTGAGTCTGTGGTACTACCAGTTAAGGTTACTCCTAAAACACACAactcacagacaggaagcaggaagtctACAGGAAGCGGTCAGCCGTCAGTGACCGGTCAGTCCTCCAGGGAAGAGACAGTGTGGCACACCATTGGAGTCATCATGACCAACAAAAAGAAGTAGATGTAAGGAAAAGTCAacgcttgtgtttttttttttttgtctttttctccacttcataataaaaaataagtctgtttttgtactttacaatacaattcaacatcCCCACCGAGGAAGCATCAATCATCAGTCCAGCACTGACAAGAAAAGAAACTCTTTTTTagttgtttctcttgtttttttgacttttttcagggtttttaaaaaaaaaaacaacagggttggtggtggtgggggggggggggggggggggggggctgtagaGGGTGGAGGGGTTTCTCAGGAAGAATCAGGATCTTGGACAATGGGGGACGAGGATCAAGTAAGGCGGGCAGGAACACAGAACATAtctggagaggaggaaatcTGCCAAGGGtattgtctctttttttttctttcttttttttttcttttttttttatgaggagCACTTTGTACAGCCGCACTTGACCACTTTCTCTACTTCCTGGACAAACGAAGAGCCGTCAGTGCACTGGAAGGTGTATTTCCTGCGTTTGCTGCGGAGGGGGGTGCAGCAGGTGCCCTGTCCTTCTGCTCCCCCCGGGCAGCTGCCCCGACACTCTAGACGGGAGACCTTCTCCTGGGTTTGGCACGCCGCGTAGCCTTGCTGTCTCTGGTAGACATCTCGGACCCGTTCACCTCGGCAGGCCACCTCTGCAGGGATGAGCGAACAGAAAGGTTACAAGTTACCCGATCTTTTACCGATGTTCTGGAGCGGCAAGGACATGTGGGAGGTAACTTTGCAATGCTCTTAACTGGAGGTGGGGAAATTAAGCAGATATTCATTTTGCCAACTAGTTAGTCTTCACCAAAAATTAGGAACGAACTGGTTGGGTTGCCAAATGCGTGTCTGGTTATCCTCCCCCACCTCTGATAAAGAGCAGTGCACAGCTGCTTCCCTGAGCTTGTCTATGGTAACCATCTGTGGCTGTTTCCATGCAGTGGATGAATATGGATAAGGGACACCATGACTGATGACGCACTACATAAATCCTTCAACAAAAAAGGTAATTTATCAAAGTTATATTatagaaaaatgtcaaatcaagACCAACTgccttaaaaaatgtttatactCTAATGCAAATGGTGCTTGGCTAGATTTTCTtagatgacaaaaaaataagaaattgttCTCCTACATTATGATATTATGACTTCCTCGAATTGCCATTTTTGCAGTACACAATTTGTAAGAACAACTTTAGCGACATGTTGCATGAGGTGAAAACAAGGTGAGGTAGAGACAGTGAGTAGAGGTATTTTTGGTTGCACTGGAGATGAACCAAGAAAAAATATCAGGAAAAAAGAGGCAGACAGTAAAATGTGACCAGGCAGTCTCACCTGAGTAACTCCCCGTGTGGGATTAAGAGGAGGCTCAGGAGATGCTGAGTTGAAAAAGCAATGGGGTTACGAGTGTTAAGTgcagaaacataaaacactgttagacacacacatactactGCTGAGAGACTTTAAATGAGAGTTTACAAGTAACAGAGCAAAGCGGAAGTGTAGAAGAGGTTCTGTTAAGAGAAACATACTAGATTCAAAAGATTGAACAGCATtagatattattttaaaaaatgtgagaaGTTAGtacagagcacagacacacccaACATACACCCGTGCACCTCTTCCAAAGATGCCTCCATGTTTTCTTACCTCTGTCACACGCCTCTCCTGTGTATCCGCTGTTACACTCGCAGTATGCTTTGCCCAGGCCCGACACTCTGCATTTGCCATGTTTGCAGCGAGACAGACTGCAGGGGTTAGCTGCATCCTGGTCCTGCTCATCACACAGTACGCCGACAAAACCAGGCTGGCAGCGGCAGGAGTAAGAGTAGGAGTTGATTGGAAGGCAGGTACCATGGATACACCTGTAGGGAAAATAAAGATGTGGATGGATATACAAATCTTCTTAAGTCCCTCTTTTGATTCAAAAGCCTGAAACACTTGAGCTGTAGTCATTCTGGTTTTCAagtcatacaaacacaaaaacccaCTCACTTATTGCCATCACAGGGGTTGTTGACTTGTTGGTCACACAGTGCTCCCGTCCAGCCTGGGTGGCAGGTGCACGTGAAGCCGCGGTGCCCTGTTGCGTGGCAATCACCCTGGACGCAGGCGCCTCTCTGGCACGGCTGGCAGCCTGGCTCCACCCCGTGGCCCAGCCACTGCCTGGTGGTGCTATGTGAAGTCCCAGAGCCTGGAGCACCTGGCCCCAGACCAGCCCCCAGGTCCTGGAGCTTTCCATTAATGTACAGGTTACGGAGGCAGCCGTGGAAGCTGGTGCCGTTGCGTCCACCTGAGCCTTGCTGCAGGGCTGACAGACCCCCAGAGGCTGAGGCACGCTCTGGCATCCCTGATGGAAGAGAAGATTAGTGATTAGAGAGATCACAGCATCACGAATGCATAGATACATTATCTAAACATGTCAGACGCACACAAAttcaaatattctttttttatagaGCAGCTTTTGAAGTGATGAAGAAACACAGTGAGGGGAGAGATGGATTAAACagtaaaactaaatcaaatatattaaggatttaattttaaaatgaaggaCTGTTTGTAACACTTCTTTCCTCTTGCATCCAGGGGAACAACCAAAATGCCCGAGCCAGAGGATCAGACATGATTACTAATTACTAAACATGTCTTACATATATTCTAGTCCACTGACAGATTTAAATCCCAGAAAAACTTCAAACCAGTTATAAACCAACcagtaaacacactgtaaagGTGTTCTCTGTGTGCTCCCTTTCTGGTCTCTCTTGGCAcatgtgctgcagtgttttgaaTAAATCTGAAGTTTATCTTTTTCTTAGGTACTCCCACTGAGAGAGTCTTGCAGTAATCAAGACAGCCAGTGATAAAAGGGTTTCACAGTACCTCTCCGTGACGAATGGCTGTACTTTGGCAAAACGCCTGAGATGATTAAAGGTACTTTTAGTGATATTTCTTGTGAGCTTTGAATTTCAAATCAGGATCAAAATGCACATCAAGGATACTTGTGGTTGGATGTTTTGTGCCAGGGATTTAAGTTAGTCTATCTATCTGGGCCTTTGCTCTGATAGAAAACCaccttttttcttatttttggcCATCTGTGTGACAATCAATTCACCGAACCActaaataatcaaaaaatataaCATGCACAAAGAGAAAATTGAGGAGAGCAACTAAAAATCTGTCTTATGTCCAATTATTATATGATATACTTATTACTTATACTATTTATCACACATAACCAACAATGTGAATCAGgattatataaaattatatactgaaaacataaacacagtctTCATAAAGCAAATGATGTGCAAATagtgttttctttaaagctTTAATGAATAAACCAGATTTtgctgatgaataaatgaatatatgcAGCAAGGAGCTTAGATTCCAATCACATAACCCTCTGTGACCTGCAGTGGATTAATGAAATATctattgtgtatttgtgtggagtgattcacacacatacatacacataaatcCATACTGTGGTCCTTACCTCCCAGGTAAAGTGGGGAATCTATGTTGAGTGTGGACTGTTTGCTGATAGAGTTGATGGATTTGGGCGGCCCGCCATcgatagacagagacagagtctgGTCTGATGCTACCAACTCCACTGCATGAAAACTACCATCATTCACTGTCTCCacgctgagagagagagagagagagagagagagagagaatggagagATTCTGTCTAGATATTTGGGTCATCCATCATGTGAATGTGTCATCAgtgacatttctgcttgtaaTAGCACGTACCTGTATATAGCAGAAGGAGGGTAGGACCCAGTATCGTAGCTGACCCTGAGGCGTCCCCTGTACAGCTCCATGGCAATGTGATCATTGTCCCCTTTGTACAACAACACACCGCTGTCCTCATCTGTAGCAATCTGAAAACACAGCGGGACGACCGTATAAATGACCTTATGAACAGTGGTAGAAGAAGTGTTCAGGTTCTACTTAAAC contains:
- the LOC130162947 gene encoding LOW QUALITY PROTEIN: intelectin-like (The sequence of the model RefSeq protein was modified relative to this genomic sequence to represent the inferred CDS: inserted 2 bases in 1 codon; substituted 1 base at 1 genomic stop codon), encoding MNLPGTRLQNPGYYDIVAEDMSLWHVLNNFPLEHWNLAAILFYHTDNCFLRLIXQKIHTFIQQYPVRYNVGSCCNRRPAIPILYIHGDGKSTRNXYGPNSKGPKTHVAFEKCIMFYFAFRKVEFEPGAITFRVINNEHAAMASVSQQSKCYTTGSRKSTGSGQPSVTGQSSREETVWHTIGVIMTNKKK